A genomic stretch from Mya arenaria isolate MELC-2E11 chromosome 10, ASM2691426v1 includes:
- the LOC128205431 gene encoding uncharacterized protein LOC128205431 isoform X4 — protein MDNSLPAHCFDALQSLVCGLFTPKCNGGNPVHICQEDCEDIVNKCDKNSLILQYGCQFLSSMLKDETCSRLAYNNVNRTLQQSSGTIISSGYPLAITANQDIVWNVLVEKGHYMEFEIIEFAASSFGTDPCFLKIYEGGEESSGLQLPCEQITESIIYNSTGRFAHVHFKSGFSITGKGFYIRFRKIPVNHCHVVNLGINDHLSFAVDDEIDCRDFIVLLHADSVLSIYIEYMDNGCLNVSSEDITLYEYCTDIPHKKDLLIKNHTEVRIQLTEKTDVRFKLQSVLTEPKVDDISLDNMGRIIVASEERVGVLCGEIPQTTANVLCRSFGLGWPGTVESLSESSDSLQKHVNSIECLGHEAHVKDCIIKVADIGQTCDIENTYVVQCRAASLACDFTVNTCGYDMDLYNFDRSDTYGIFFKIENLLTRSAFGKLQSAPFVASDDLFLRLEYIIGGHLIDISIMLEYMDTKTEPVATHAWTSSSLLMAGKYKDCVALTSTNNKWVRLVVVFKSKGVMQNSPTGLQTIDVSFEPCPANEPFDVQCDFENLEACENLLTLSSPRCPSAILYPGRHSFISDGKMARQVPWNTDALSLADGHFLQINNGADIVFVNGINTNRYRYLSFYSRINNGMGSYTNTVEMSLRIQTNNVILKEVYAEQDKWTHVCVDLDSIGSDISIRLGIDTGNTELPEAYADLDNIIRSNHSCDDILCGFESSCLKYFKDAKNPSQSALQWNIYSMEAFPLKGNVFGVSMTVGEEGESVMLEIDDTFYKNIVPKCIKFQYYVSGSNSLAVRFSGESSRTVYVKNNTFTQEWLNMELSVDAGTQNIAFKAIKGVSGGFVAIDDVAVEKQHCQTEGLQPERPVCTFSDPLFCDLHFQESSSFPWIRLRADDGNSKVLYDAGGTSTGHFMQLFGDSLTDTIATFRITVTGKAAFYSFNYKTSSSGVRLSAGNNMNFMTDITVNIVDEWQTSPCLDLHLNNSNTNYIFVQATLSFNEYVAVDNIILHDECLESLNSISCEFTRKKLCGFKSIANAWTYESSGIIAYGDAVLKAPIIQSTGVKCLRFDYAIHTTNSLEEQPVLSIVNNNEQIWSQKGSLKIDDVVQHGQVQVSGDILRVEFRSHGIGLFFLKSVELLERECIEIIACDQQSDFACSDRCIPSSKLCDRTVDCVQDGLDETKERCEFSQQILFSSVGNIERTGYMSSLNSTWYLNAGTLQTTFTRLTLKPSVLESFEYHVRQRSCFTMAYFGDVSSINVTTEYHNQNTGSFIFNVVPGTDLRHLAVPISVGNVRVRIYVHMVKVTPRIMSALPNTASFGINRISMDEGECHNIGHDCPSTIPYLCLDGSSCYTEDQRCNLNKDCLDNSDETESCGHGITCDFEKVDMCGYTNVSSPRVHWDDLDVVRYMQTLWQRRASNQITRPSFDHTYSEVGRGHFMTSKNHEGLMDEIRYVDIETMVSPVQTFTEDGCITFWYYLNSTNHQPKSTTAQIFVYLLYDDTQEEQLFWYDHVNRHFTNWVQGGVPVAANISARLKITARTSISHDTYTGAVSFDDVEYVAGECNITRIECDAGMIRCSDAVCVPDNLQCDGNNDCQNGEDERHCDRPNGAFKLLGGDDSYGKVGYFYNKIWRPVCYPSGQAEQEMFSLHTATHICRELGFRGNAEAFSDRLWEAHVTTTISLTCNTDGQCSTYVGHGECDKYTYLRCSNDVCFSDEILCPGTTSKCIPRSMFCDGHSDCPESGDEKNCYCEGQAINKTCSLFETECKNCVTCASAGGYECQNHECLPLSARCDAKQDCADGTDEYKCGIV, from the exons ATGGATAATTCCTTACCAGCACATTGTTTCGACGCTCTCCAAAGCCTTGTGTGCGGGCTGTTTACGCCGAAATGTAATGGCGGAAATCCAGTACATATTTGTCAGGAAGATTGTGAAG ACATTGTCAACAAATGTGACAAGAACTCTTTAATTTTGCAATACGGATGCCAATTCCTGTCTAGTATGCTGAAGGACGAAACTTGCAGTCGCCTAGCCTACA ACAATGTGAACAGAACCCTTCAACAGTCGTCGGGGACAATTATATCATCTGGATATCCGTTGGCCATAACTGCAAATCAAGACATCGTCTGGAATGTATTGGTAGAAAAAGGGCACTACATGGAATTTGAAATTATTGAGTTTGCGGCTTCGTCTTTTGGCACTGATCCGTGTTTTCTAAAG ATTTACGAAGGAGGCGAAGAAAGCAGTGGTTTACAATTGCCTTGTGAACAGATCACGGAATCAATTATTTACAACTCAACAGGGCGGTTCGCACATGTCCATTTTAAGTCAGGATTTTCTATAACAGGCAAAGGGTTCTACATAAGATTTCGCAAGA ttcCTGTAAACCATTGCCACGTTGTAAATCTTGGAATAAACGATCATTTGTCATTTGCGGTAGATGATGAAATTGACTGTAGGGACTTTATTGTGTTACTACATGCAGACA gtGTGTTAAGCATTTACATTGAGTACATGGACAATGGCTGTTTGAATGTGTCATCAGAAGACATAACTTTATATGAATACTGTACAGATATTCCACACAAGAAAGACTTATTGATTAAGAACCATACAGAG GTGCGAATCCAGTTAACGGAAAAAACAGACGTTCGGTTTAAGCTCCAATCGGTACTAACTG AACCAAAGGTAGATGACATATCGTTGGACAACATGGGCAGAATTATCGTTGCAAGTGAAGAAAGGGTTGGTGTGTTATGTGGGGAGATCCCGCAAACAACCGCTAACGTGCTGTGTAGATCATTCGGCTTAGG GTGGCCTGGAACAGTTGAATCTCTGTCGGAGTCATCAGACAGTTTACAGAAACATGTTAACAGTATAGAGTGCCTTGGACATGAAGCTCATGTGAAAGACTGTATCATTAAAGTTGCTGATATTGGCCAGACATGTGATATTGAAAACACATATGTTGTGCAATGCA GAGCAGCATCACTTGCCTGTGATTTTACAGTAAACACCTGTGGTTATGATATGGATTTATACAATTTTGACCGGTCAGATACAT atggaatattttttaaaattgaaaatttgcTGACTCGTTCAGCGTTTGGGAAACTACAGTCCGCTCCATTTGTAGCATCCGACGATCTGTTTTTGCGCCTTGAATACATAATAGGAGGACACTTAATTGACATCAGCATAATGTTGGAATATATGGATACAAAAACCGAACCTGTAGCTACTCATGCTTGGACATCTTCATCATTACTCATGGCTGGAAAATATAAAG ACTGCGTTGCCTTAACTTCAACGAACAATAAATGGGTACGTCTTGTTGTGGTATTTAAAAGCAAAGGTGTCATGCAGAATTCTCCGACGGGATTACAAACAATTGACGTTTCATTTGAACCTTGTCCAG CAAATGAGCCGTTTGATGTTCAATGtgattttgaaaatcttgaagCTTGCGAAAACCTCCTGACACTATCCTCACCACGATGTCCATCAGCCATATTGTACCCAGGAAGACATAGTTTTATATCTGATGGCAAAATGGCCAGACAAGTGCCCTGGAACACAGATGCATTGTCTTTGGCAGATG GTCACTTCCTACAGATCAATAACGGCGCGGATATAGTCTTTGTCAATGGCATCAACACAAATCGCTACCGGTACTTGAGCTTTTATTCCAGAATCAACAACGGAATGGGATCTTACACTAACACGGTAGAAATG AGCTTACGCATCCAAACCAATAATGTTATTCTAAAAGAGGTTTACGCTGAACAAGACAAATGGACCCACGTTTGTGTTGATCTGGATTCAATTGGTTCTGATATTTCTATAAGGCTTGGCATCGATACTG GAAATACTGAACTACCAGAAGCGTACGCGGACTTGGACAACATTATTCGTTCAAATCACTCATGCGATG ATATCTTATGCGGGTTTGAATCCAGctgtttaaagtatttcaaagaTGCTAAAAATCCGTCGCAGAGCGCGTTACAATGGAATATTTATTCAATGGAAGCATTTCCTTTAAAAG GTAATGTATTTGGTGTTTCAATGACGGTAGGGGAAGAAGGCGAAAGTGTCATGCTGGAAATAGACGATACATTCTATAAAAACATAGTACCGAAATGCATAAAGTTCCAGTATTACGTTTCGGGATCTAACAGTTTGGCT GTTAGGTTTTCAGGAGAAAGCTCTCGCACagtttatgtaaaaaacaataCGTTTACTCAAGAGTGGCTAAATATGGAACTTAGTGTCGATGCTGGAAcccaaaatattgcatttaaagcAATTAAAGGTGTGAGCGGAGGTTTTGTTGCTATTGATGATGTTGCagttgaaaaacaacattgtcaAACGGAAGGAC TTCAACCTGAAAGACCCGTTTGCACGTTTTCCGATCCATTGTTTTGTGATTTGCATTTCCAAGAATCCTCTAGTTTTCCTTGGATAAGATTAAGGGCAGATGATGGAAATAGCAAAGTGTTGTATGATGCAGGCGGAACAAGTACCG gACACTTTATGCAGTTGTTTGGTGATTCGCTTACGGATACAATTGCAACTTTTAGAATAACAGTGACAGGAAAAGCTGCTTTCTACAGCTTTAACTATAAAACCTCATCTTCAGGCGTGAGATTATCCGCAGGAAATAATATGAATTTTATGACAGATATAACTGTGAATATTGTTGATGAGTGGCAGACGTCCCCTTGTCTTGACTTACATTTGAATAACagtaatacaaattatatttttgttcaggCAACGCTTTCTTTCAATGAATATGTAGCAGTAGACAACATAATACTTCATGATGAATGCCTTG AAAGTTTAAACTCGATATCGTGTGAATTTACACGGAAGAAACTTTGTGGGTTCAAAAGCATTGCAAATGCATGGACGTATGAATCATCTGGTATCATTGCATATGGTGATGCTGTTTTGAAG GCCCCTATTATTCAATCAACAGGTGTCAAATGTCTACGGTTTGACTACGCTATTCATACTACAAACTCTCTAGAAGAGCAGCCAGTGTTAAGTATAGTTAACAATAATGAACAAATCTGGAGTCAAAAAGGAAGTTTAAAGATAGACGATGTTGTACAGCATGGACAGGTTCAAGTTTCTGGAGATATATTGCGTGTAGAGTTTCGGAGTCATGGGATTGGGCTTTTCTTTTTGAAAAGCGTCGAGTTGCTGGAAAGGGAATGCATTGAAATAATTG CGTGTGATCAACAATCGGACTTTGCATGCAGCGACAGATGCATACCATCGTCAAAACTATGTGATCGCACAGTGGATTGTGTCCAAGATGGCCTTGACGAAACCAAAGAACGATGTG AATTCTCTCAGCAGATATTATTCAGTTCTGTTGGAAACATAGAAAGAACGGGATACATGTCAAGCTTAAACTCAACATGGTACCTTAATGCTG GAACTTTGCAAACCACGTTTACAAGACTAACTTTGAAACCTTCAGTTTTGgaatcatttgaatatcatgTGAGGCAGAGATCATGTTTTACCATGGCATATTTTGGGGACGTTTCTTCAATTAATGTAACCACGGAGTACCACAACCAAAATACAGGATCcttcatttttaatgttgttCCAGGAACTGATTTGAGACATTTAGCT GTACCTATAAGTGTTGGCAACGTGAGAGTGCGTATATATGTCCATATGGTAAAGGTAACTCCGAGAATAATGTCAGCTCTACCAAACACGGCTTCATTCGGAATAAATAGAATTAGTATGGATGAAGGCGAATGCCATAACATAGGACATG ATTGCCCGTCAACTATACCATACCTGTGCTTAGATGGAAGTTCATGTTACACTGAGGATCAACGTTGCAATCTCAATAAGGACTGCCTGGACAATTCCGACGAAACGGAAAGCTGTG GGCATGGAATAACATGCGATTTTGAGAAGGTAGATATGTGTGGGTACACAAACGTGTCGTCACCGAGGGTACATTGGGACGACCTCGACGTCGTTCGATATATGCAAACACTTTGGCAACGACGAGCTAGCAATCAAATAACAAGACCTTCGTTCGATCACACATATTCAGAAGTAGGCCGAG GACATTTTATGACATCAAAGAATCATGAGGGCTTAATGGATGAAATACGCTATGTGGATATTGAGACCATGGTATCACCCGTCCAAACATTTACCGAAGATGGCTGCATTACATTTTGGTACTACTTAAACAGTACTAACCACCAACCAAAGTCAACAACAGCGcagatatttgtatatttactgTATGATGATACACAAGAGGAGCAATTGTTTTG GTATGACCATGTTAACAGACATTTTACAAACTGGGTTCAGGGTGGCGTTCCCGTTGCAGCTAACATATCGGCTAGACTGAAAATTACCGCAAGGACGTCCATTTCCCATGACACGTATACAGGCGCAGTGTCCTTTGACGATGTAGAATACGTAGCAGGAGAGTGTAACATAACTCGTATAG AATGTGACGCCGGCATGATACGTTGTTCTGACGCAGTGTGTGTACCTGACAATTTACAATGTGACGGTAACAATGACTGTCAGAATGGCGAAGATGAGCGGCATTGTG ATCGACCAAATGGAGCATTTAAGCTGCTAGGAGGGGATGACAGCTATGGGAAAGTCggatatttttacaataagatCTGGAGACCAGTATGCTATCCTTCGGGACAGGCAGAACAAGAAATGTTCTCACTGCATACAGCTACCCATATTTGCCGGGAACTTGGATTTAG AGGAAATGCAGAAGCTTTCAGTGACCGGCTGTGGGAAGCGCACGTTACAACAACAATATCGCTTACGTGCAATACAGACGGACAATGTTCGACCTATGTTGGCCATGGCGAATGTGATAAATACACGTATTTAAGATGCTCAAATGATG taTGTTTCTCGGATGAGATATTATGTCCTGGAACAACGTCCAAGTGCATCCCAAGGTCAATGTTCTGTGATGGCCACTCCGATTGTCCCGAGTCCGGCGATGAAAAAAACTGCT ATTGCGAAGGTCAAGCGATAAACAAGACATGCTCACTTTTCGAAACCGAATGTAAAAACTGTG TAACCTGTGCCAGCGCCGGAGGATATGAATGTCAAAACCACGAATGTTTGCCTTTATCTGCGAGATGTGATGCAAAACAAGATTGTGCTGACGGCACGGACGAATACAAATGTGGTATTGTTTAA
- the LOC128205444 gene encoding chymotrypsin-like elastase family member 2A has product MTICVDRITKVDADILCSLAGQGFIKEITTQKLSISNGLALREDGYKYHDLTLGAVSNCFPVRLICQMPECGTTANQDNLVNTFIIRGDDAYIEDWPWFALVMVGTNLLCGGTLVHPSWIVTAAHCLDFIDDYQYQVHLGVQSTAEPGDWSQVIPVDRYHDYGYIDRPYPNYDMALLHLEHEALITNFTRAVCLPEANAYRSVEAYVGAECFVVGYGITEKMFNDPTGRLEVSPYLRKKRVNIVSYQYCKDIWLQENGYYNFPTDVICVGTEGPDSPICFGDSGGPLVCRADTARWELLGIVSFGFGNCLHDIVPSVFTSVPHYTEWIDKHSGIYSKSFPGN; this is encoded by the exons ATGACCATATGCGTGGACAGAATCACCAAAGTTGACGCCGACATCCTGTGTTCATTAGCTGGACAAGG GTTTATAAAGGAGATAACTACGCAAAAACTGTCGATTTCTAACGGCCTTGCCCTAAGAGAAGATGGATACAAATATCATGACCTTACGTTAGGTGCCGTAAG TAACTGTTTTCCGGTACGGTTGATCTGCCAAATGCCAG AGTGTGGTACCACCGCAAACCAAGACAACTTGGTTAATACGTTTATTATCCGAGGTGACGATGCTTACATCGAAGACTGGCCCTGGTTTGCCCTAGTTATGGTTGGGACCAACTTACTGTGTGGCGGGACTCTCGTACATCCATCCTGGATCGTCACTGCTGCACACTGCCTTGACTT TATTGACGATTACCAGTATCAGGTTCACCTCGGAGTTCAATCTACAGCTGAACCAGGCGATTGGTCACAAGTGATTCCTGTGGATCGATATCACG ACTACGGATATATTGACAGGCCATACCCGAATTATGACATGGCGTTGTTGCATCTTGAACATGAAGCATTGATAACAAACTTCACACGAGCCGTATGCCTTCCTGAGGCAAATGCCTACCGCTCGGTTGAGGCCTATGTTGGTGCCGAGTGTTTTGTGGTCGGATATGGGATAACAGAGAAAATGTTTAACG ATCCCACAGGCAGGTTAGAGGTTTCTCCATATCTTCGGAAGAAACGGGTGAACATAGTTTCATATCAGTACTGCAAAGACATATGGCTACAAGAAAATGGATACTACAATTTTCCAACTGACGTCATTTGTGTAGGAACGGAAGGTCCCGATTCCCCTATATGCTTT GGAGACTCTGGCGGACCACTCGTCTGCAGGGCAGACACTGCACGATGGGAACTACTAGGTATTGTAAGCTTTGGGTTCGGAAACTGCTTGCATGACATAGTTCCGAGTGTGTTCACGTCTGTACCCCACTATACGGAGTGGATTGACAAGCATTCA